From Parasteatoda tepidariorum isolate YZ-2023 chromosome 1, CAS_Ptep_4.0, whole genome shotgun sequence, one genomic window encodes:
- the LOC107445702 gene encoding uncharacterized protein isoform X3 → MVKAGKDLGSMSYLLATTSLQLTTLCLMYKPQTVACVCFYLACKWSQWKIDPCSKGKDWFHYADQSMTYEKLEDLANKYLEFLEAAPARFKKKLLEKKAAIDGPVTSKIKANNTTESTKQDNPLPERKEHEVHQMIPVKSLQSELLPTSSSAQLSVKPSASNTLASSVSLSSHSEMRREAAKEHLTFLKAFHLRREQRKNQNSIPKNTSGAHQVKMQETAPHKFIENLVQKSKSQDDSCSVAVTELPTNVQADKQDKLAFSLTELNQPCTEYKLSTNNLEFKYPAGPTKQGISLPGKEKTDANVIVSTSSSTQLSVPQLECLHTGKPTEPFTSNCQKNSKFLSKEFKDMKSFQHASSQRKELSVATVNIPVCSLAETSLLQLPSQLSAKPLTVNSHDKFGSSKIKTSFVSQNMVLPKKEKLVVTEKAVVNVPRSSMPSSRPSTSKQTALHMPLISDSEGSVKAEESFQGGKYSSNRHQDPKGLQILTSVKSDHILKCNPDNLFTPLKVHQQINDPVNVPVVPVKPVCVSKPVVSDKLRTNLFQRLKNDPKIIKNVLPTIVYNSMPRNQQPCKGSNLAILEAVKQKKITHMVQPVKTKLETPNVYRMGNISGVKVKIPKELVTLKYIVTKPNKIPEISSTANIPPKENKMKSSEVLKIIATDKSGTYIMAAKGDSDKGSLKRPHDFDLSSKHSTKHQKLDHSKVKSFQHNVTKSNMSVM, encoded by the exons TTTGCAATTGACAACACTGTGCCTGATGTACAAGCCTCAAACGGTTGCCTGTGTTTGTTTTTATCTTGCTTGCAAGTGGTCTCAATGGAAG ATTGATCCTTGCTCAAAAGGGAAAGATTGGTTTCATTATGCTGACCAAAGTATGACTTATGAAAAACTGGaag ATCTTGCTAACAAGTATCTTGAATTTTTGGAAGCTGCTCCTgcaagatttaagaaaaaattgttagaaaag AAGGCGGCAATTGATGGACCCGTTACAAGCAAAATAAAGGCTAATAACACTACAGAGAGCACCAAGCAAGATAATCCATTGCCAGAGAGAAAAGAACATGAAGTGCATCAAATGATTCCTGTGAAATCGCTACAGTCTGAACTACTACCAACTTCCTCTTCTGCACAGTTATCTGTTAAGCCCTCAGCATCTAATACTCTTGCATCATCTGTATCACTTTCCTCTCATTCTGAGATGCGAAGAGAGGCAGCAAAAGAGCATCTTAcatttttgaaagcatttcATTTAAGAAGAGAACAgcgaaaaaatcaaaattccattCCAAAAAATACCTCTGGTGCACATCAAGTCAAAATGCAAGAAACAGCTCCacacaaatttattgaaaatttagttcaaaag agtAAATCCCAAGATGATTCTTGCAGTGTAGCAGTTACTGAACTCCCCACTAATGTTCAAGCTGATAAGCAAGACAAACTAGCTTTTTCTTTAACAGAACTCAACCAGCCTTGCACAGAATATAAACTCTCAACAAACAATCTGGAATTTAAATATCCTGCTGGGCCTACTAAACAAGGCATCTCTTTACCAGGTAAGGAGAAAACTGATGCAAATGTGATAGTTTCGACGAGTTCATCAACACAGTTATCCGTGCCTCAACTGGAGTGTCTTCACACTGGAAAACCAACTGAACCTTTCACTTctaattgtcaaaaaaattctaagttccTATCAAAAGAGTTCAAAGATATGAAATCTTTTCAGCATGCTTCATCACAAAGAAAAGAACTATCTGTTGCAACAGTTAATATTCCTGTTTGTTCATTGGCTGAGACTTCACTGCTTCAACTGCCATCTCAACTGTCCGCAAAACCCTTAACTGTTAATAGTCACGACAAGTTCGGgtcaagcaaaataaaaactagttttgtgTCTCAGAATATGGTACTCCCGAAGAAAGAAAAGCTTGTGGTGACAGAGAAGGCTGTCGTAAACGTACCTCGATCTTCCATGCCTTCGTCTAGACCCTCGACTTCTAAGCAGACTGCATTACATATGCCTCTAATTTCTGATTCGGAAGGCTCGGTGAAAGCTGAGGAGTCTTTTCAGGGTGGTAAATACAGTTCTAATCGTCATCAAGATCCCAAAGGTTTACAGATTTTAACTTCTGTGAAAAGTGATCATATACTTAAATGTAATCCTGATAACCTCTTCACTCCTTTAAAAGTTCACCAACAAATAAATGATCCAGTGAATGTTCCTGTTGTACCCGTGAAACCTGTATGTGTGAGTAAACCTGTGGTTTCTGACAAATTGAGAACTAATCTATTCCAGCGACTAAAAAATGatcctaaaattataaaaaatgtgttgcCCACCATAGTCTATAACTCAATGCCCAGAAACCAACAGCCTTGCAAAGGAAGCAATCTTGCAATATTAGAAGctgttaaacaaaaaaagattacTCATATGGTTCAACCAGTGAAAACAAAGCTTGAAACACCAAATGTATACCGCATGGGAAATATCTCTGGCGTGAAAGTAAAAATACCAAAGGAActtgttactttaaaatatatagtaactaaaCCTAATAAAATACCTGAGATATCTTCTACAGCTAATATTCCTCCTaaagagaataaaatgaaaagttcagAAGTGCTAAAAATAATTGCCACAGATAAATCAGGAACCTATATCATGGCTGCTAAAGGTGACAGTGACAAAGGAAGTCTAAAACGTCCACATGACTTTGATCTCAGTAGCAAACATTCTACAAAGCACCAGAAACTAGATCATTCCAAAGTTAAATCATTCCAACACAATGTCACTAAGTCAAATATGTCTGTAATGTAA
- the LOC107445707 gene encoding transposable element Hobo transposase: MENSSATLVCSSDVAAFVDALETLNCNETVSTYGENIVICIADQDGSIVPTHAPVQETDTAVTDIEDACADSGGQFFNPVTRKLKAVMQQLVAQNKATIIKKSSVHNSKGNKQFKSDVWNWFGDVRLFITENDAERLKIPYYIRLNGSEQQMICKVFVGCFRCSAIFMYDSQHHSTSTLRYHIRACTRLKECIFISDDKMDDENQLIPGNKTLIVSQDGITTKVKRFRTDPRKQKEVIEQLFQKQKAIITKKSFMNMKGNRRFKSDVWNWFGDIRLLISRSEAKKLKIPYYIRRCGDEQMVLSKVFVGCFKCLALFIHDSQKSTSTLRYHVRTCSRPKERKKRTVPNIIFFPSNKKSIKLPSATVNESDVIPAHEKLLNCALSTESSLSMIHEPEFLKILEMCINIGQTYGDVNIGSLLCATPTLTSFILNDLYVSSVNEFYTEFQHSYGATYRLSVWIDEQVKFPFVSVYCSYVNLAGELKNVIIHTDDFDYETKTPDSVRAWLNLFLADQPVVPFKRLIAIDNESNLVPVFKEETCVKCCIQNLTKILQQTSSKGFAITDSELPDFTNLLSSCVDLVNYFQQISDQYELPEELTKCPDSKWTSLLSLFRSIEEQYDFILSVLNETNSTHLLSVEKSTITSIVKFFNIFEEALLQLSNQNKPTLNLVVPWISKLQKHCSVDIHDLSVLKQLKSNMLLEMAEVTSNMVVEHHIAAMLDPRFKSMTFGFSAQYKEAHTKLRNLIKESMVSPNVEDFVDVRKSYLSSGKIYDPSKCEKAATQELDKYISEPFQLLGSEEENQFEVLKYWKTHSELYPDLSKIAQWILSCPASCVEDNEVFWSNNWQVHCPRLPLPPDNVNKVLFVKSFRGL; this comes from the exons atggaaaactCTTCTGCTACGTTAGTTTGTAGCTCTGACGTTGCGGCGTTTGTTGATGCCTTGGAAACTCTGAATTGCAACGAAACTGTTAG TACATATGGAGAAAATATCGTCATTTGCATCGCCGACCAAGACGGCTCCATCGTTCCGACTCATGCGCCAGTGCAGGAAACTGACACGGCTGTCACTGACATAGAAGATGCTTGTGCTGACTCTGGTGGTCAGTTCTTTAACCCTGTTACACGCAAGTTAAAGGCTGTCATGCAGCAGCTTGTGGCTCAAAATAAAGCCACGATCATAAAGAAGAGCTCTGTTCATAACTCTAAAggaaataaacagtttaaaagtgATGTTTGGAACTGGTTTGGGGATGTCAGattatttattactgaaaatgATGCTGAAAGGTTGAAGATACCCTATTACATTAGATTGAATGGAAGTGAACAGCAAATGATATGTAAAGTGTTTGTAGGTTGTTTTCGTTGCTCGGCTATATTTATGTATGATTCTCAACACCACTCAACATCCACTCTGCGTTATCACATAAGGGCATGCACTAGGCTGAAAGAATG catttttatatcTGATGATAAAATGGATGATGAAAATCAACTCATACCAGGAAATAAAACTCTCATAGTCTCCCAAGATGGAATCACTACTAAAGTAAAGCGCTTCAGAACAGATCCCCGCAAACAAAAGGAAGTTATTGAGCAACTTTTCCAAAAACAGAAAGCGATAATCACTAAAAAATCTTTCATGAACATGAAGGGTAACAGGCGGTTCAAAAGCGATGTTTGGAATTGGTTTGGTGACATCAGGCTTCTGATTAGCCGAAGTGAGGcaaagaaactgaaaattccCTATTACATCAGAAGGTGTGGGGACGAACAAATGGTATTATCTAAAGTTTTTGTCGGCTGCTTTAAATGCTTGGCTTTATTCATACACGACTCTCAGAAATCAACATCCACACTTCGCTATCACGTAAGAACTTGTTCTCGACCCAAAGAACGCAAGAAAAGAACCGtgccaaatattatttttttcccaagtAATAAGAAAAGCATAAAACTACCTTCTGCTACGGTTAACGAAAGCGACGTTATTCCGGCTCACGAAAAGTTGCTAAATTGTGCCCTCAGTACTGAGAGCTCATTGAGCATGATTCATGAGCCAGAATTTCTCAAGATTTTAGAAATGTGTATCAACATTGGTCAGACATATGGTGATGTCAATATTGGTAGTTTGTTATGTGCCACACCCACTTTAACAAGCTTCATTCTAAATGACCTATATGTGTCTTCAGTTAACGAGTTTTACACCGAGTTTCAACATTCCTATGGCGCAACCTACAGGTTGAGTGTCTGGATAGATGAGCAAGTGAAATTTCCTTTTGTGAGTGTTTATTGTAGCTATGTCAACTTAGCAGGTGAACTTAAAAACGTGATTATTCATACTGACGACTTTGATTATGAGACGAAAACTCCCGATTCTGTTCGAGCGTGGCTGAATTTGTTTCTTGCCGACCAACCTGTCGTGCCATTCAAGCGTTTAATCGCGATTGATAATGAATCCAATCTTGTACCAGTTTTCAAAGAAGAAACGTGTGTCAAGTGTTGCATTCAAAACCTGACAAAAATCCTACAGCAAACCTCTAGCAAAGGATTTGCCATCACCGACAGTGAGCTTCCTGACTTTACAAACTTGCTGAGCAGCTGTGTCGATCTCGTGAACTATTTCCAGCAAATTTCCGACCAATACGAACTTCCTGAAGAATTGACCAAATGTCCTGACAGCAAATGGACCTCTCTTTTGTCCTTGTTCCGGTCTATCGAAGAACAATATGATTTTATTCTTAGTGTTTTGAACGAGACTAATTCTACTCACTTGTTATCGGTTGAAAAATCTACTATTACATcaatagtgaaattttttaatattttcgaagAGGCTTTGTTGCAGTTATCCAATCAAAATAAACCAACTCTAAACCTGGTTGTTCCTTGGATTTCCAAGTTGCAGAAGCATTGCTCTGTGGATATTCACGATTTATCAGTCTTAAAGCAACTAAAAAGCAACATGCTTCTTGAAATGGCCGAAGTTACCAGTAACATGGTTGTGGAACACCACATTGCAGCGATGTTGGATCCTCGGTTTAAGTCAATGACTTTCGGTTTTTCTGCCCAGTATAAGGAGGCACACACGAAACTAAGAAATCTCATCAAAGAATCAATGGTATCACCAAATGTTGAGGATTTTGTGGATGTTCGTAAATCCTACTTGTCCTCTGGGAAAATTTATGATCCGAGCAAATGTGAGAAGGCTGCAACGCAGGaacttgataaatatatatctgaGCCGTTTCAGCTGCTCGGCTCGGAAGAGGAAAACCAATTTGAGGTGTTGAAATATTGGAAAACACATTCTGAGCTATACCCAGACTTAAGTAAAATAGCTCAATGGATATTATCATGTCCTGCCAGTTGCGTTGAGGACAATGAGGTATTTTGGAGCAACAACTGGCAAGTTCACTGTCCCCGTCTCCCTCTCCCACCTGACaatgtaaacaaagttttatttgtaaaatcttttcgtggtttataa